One segment of Streptomyces sp. YIM 121038 DNA contains the following:
- a CDS encoding response regulator transcription factor has protein sequence MNTPAAAERPPAEPKAPIRVFLLDDHEVVRRGLRDLLEGEPDIEVVGDAGTGAQALVRGPALRPDVAVLDVRLPDGDGITVCRELRSLMPELACLMLTSFDDEDALLDAIMAGAAGYVLKQIKGSDLVTAVRTVASGQSLLDPATTARLMRSLRGPEDAPPPEDARIAALNDRERGILALVGEGLTNRQIGERLYLSEKTVKNHISRMLAKLGVERRVQAAVLAAQVTPPPREPRPRPGTT, from the coding sequence ATGAACACACCCGCAGCGGCGGAGCGACCGCCCGCGGAGCCGAAGGCCCCCATCCGGGTCTTCCTCCTGGACGACCACGAGGTCGTCCGCAGGGGGCTGCGCGACCTCCTGGAGGGCGAACCCGACATCGAGGTGGTCGGCGACGCCGGGACCGGCGCGCAGGCGCTGGTGCGCGGGCCCGCGCTCCGCCCCGACGTGGCGGTGCTCGACGTCCGGCTGCCGGACGGCGACGGCATCACGGTCTGCCGCGAACTGCGCTCCCTGATGCCGGAGCTCGCCTGTCTGATGCTCACGTCGTTCGACGACGAGGACGCACTGCTCGACGCGATCATGGCGGGCGCGGCCGGGTACGTGCTGAAGCAGATCAAGGGCTCCGACCTCGTCACGGCCGTACGGACCGTCGCGTCCGGGCAGTCGCTGCTCGACCCGGCGACGACGGCCCGCCTGATGCGGTCCCTGCGCGGCCCCGAGGACGCCCCGCCGCCCGAGGACGCGCGCATCGCCGCCCTCAACGACCGGGAGCGCGGCATCCTCGCCCTCGTGGGCGAGGGCCTCACCAACCGCCAGATCGGCGAACGGCTCTACCTCTCGGAGAAGACCGTCAAGAACCACATCTCCCGCATGCTGGCGAAGCTGGGCGTGGAGCGCCGGGTCCAGGCGGCGGTCCTCGCGGCCCAGGTGACCCCGCCCCCGCGCGAACCCCGGCCCCGGCCCGGGACGACGTAG
- a CDS encoding GAF domain-containing protein yields the protein MTRLRLDELLEELAARIGAVRGTRDRLHSLLEAVLSVGRELDLAQVLRRIVETAVALVDAEYGALGVIGQGRMLDEFLPVGISDRLRAEIGDLPSGHGLLGELIRNPEPMRLAELSEHPASSGFPAHHPPMHSFLGVPIRVRDKVFGNLYLTEKHGGAEFDAEDESVLSTLAVAAGVAVENARLYEEARLRERWLQASAEVTSALLSGAPQAQVLELMAERARELTSAELGVIELVEGDGELRVVIAIGEHAQAHQGATLPRRGTFAGAALDAQALVSATDVRKDPRVTYKADRWEGLGAAVAVPMSTRDDVRGVLLLARSAGRPGFSAAETTPLTGFAGQAALALELADRRRDAEQMSLLEDRDRIARDLHDLAIQRLFATGMTLQSVQRFVEHPGAAERLRRAVDDLDATIKIIRSTIFGLRDHEAPGGAAGLRVRVVRAVEDAAGALGFTPALRMEGLIDTDVPREVADDVVAVLNEALANVARHARAHRAEVSLTVREGTLELAVVDDGVGIAEPGEPAPEPLDAAHGAGLRNLAERAGRLGGVLAVRAGERRGTRLEWQVPLRRAS from the coding sequence TTGACGCGGTTGCGGCTTGATGAGTTGCTGGAGGAGCTCGCGGCGCGGATCGGGGCGGTCCGGGGGACGAGGGACCGGCTGCACAGCCTCCTGGAGGCGGTGCTCTCGGTGGGGCGGGAGCTGGACCTCGCCCAGGTCCTGAGGCGCATCGTGGAGACGGCCGTCGCCCTCGTGGACGCCGAGTACGGCGCGCTCGGCGTGATCGGGCAGGGCCGCATGCTGGACGAGTTCCTGCCGGTGGGCATCAGCGACCGGCTGCGCGCCGAGATCGGCGACCTGCCCTCGGGGCACGGGCTGCTCGGCGAGCTGATCCGCAACCCGGAGCCGATGCGGCTCGCGGAGCTGTCCGAGCACCCGGCCTCGTCGGGCTTCCCCGCGCACCACCCGCCGATGCACTCGTTCCTCGGCGTACCGATCCGCGTACGGGACAAGGTCTTCGGAAACCTGTACCTGACGGAGAAGCACGGCGGCGCCGAGTTCGACGCCGAGGACGAATCGGTTCTCTCGACGCTGGCCGTCGCGGCGGGCGTGGCCGTGGAGAACGCCCGGCTGTACGAGGAGGCCCGGCTGCGCGAGCGCTGGCTCCAGGCGAGCGCGGAGGTCACCAGCGCCCTGCTGTCGGGCGCGCCCCAGGCGCAGGTCCTGGAGTTGATGGCCGAGCGGGCCAGGGAGCTGACGTCGGCGGAGCTGGGGGTGATCGAACTGGTCGAGGGCGACGGCGAGTTGCGCGTCGTCATCGCCATCGGCGAGCACGCGCAGGCGCACCAGGGCGCCACCCTGCCGCGCCGGGGCACCTTCGCGGGCGCCGCCCTGGACGCGCAGGCCCTGGTGTCGGCGACCGACGTACGCAAGGACCCGAGGGTCACGTACAAGGCGGACCGCTGGGAAGGCCTGGGGGCGGCGGTGGCCGTGCCCATGAGCACGCGTGACGACGTGCGGGGCGTCCTGCTGCTCGCCCGCAGCGCCGGGCGCCCCGGCTTCTCCGCGGCGGAGACCACGCCCCTGACGGGCTTCGCGGGGCAGGCCGCGCTCGCCCTGGAACTCGCCGACCGGCGGCGCGACGCCGAGCAGATGAGCCTCCTGGAGGACCGCGACCGGATCGCCCGGGACCTGCACGACCTGGCGATCCAGCGGCTGTTCGCGACGGGCATGACGCTGCAGAGCGTGCAGCGGTTCGTCGAGCACCCCGGCGCGGCGGAACGGCTGCGCCGGGCCGTCGACGACCTGGACGCCACCATCAAGATCATCCGGTCCACCATCTTCGGCCTGCGCGACCACGAGGCGCCCGGCGGCGCGGCGGGCCTGCGGGTGCGCGTGGTGCGGGCGGTCGAGGACGCGGCCGGGGCGCTCGGCTTCACGCCCGCGCTGCGGATGGAGGGCCTGATCGACACGGACGTACCGCGTGAGGTCGCCGACGACGTGGTCGCCGTGCTGAACGAGGCGCTCGCCAACGTCGCGCGGCACGCGCGGGCGCACCGCGCCGAGGTCTCCCTCACGGTGCGCGAGGGCACGCTCGAACTCGCCGTGGTCGACGACGGCGTGGGCATCGCGGAGCCCGGCGAGCCCGCGCCCGAGCCGCTGGACGCCGCGCACGGCGCGGGGCTGCGCAACCTCGCGGAGCGGGCCGGGCGCCTTGGCGGCGTGCTCGCGGTGCGGGCCGGGGAGCGCAGGGGCACCCGCCTTGAGTGGCAGGTGCCGCTGCGGCGCGCCTCCTAG
- a CDS encoding class I SAM-dependent methyltransferase, giving the protein MYTPNPAGWRESNRRRWDERVPIHLASDYYDLAAFRAGKDPLRAFERAEIGDVTGRSLLHLQCHIGLDTLSWARHGAARVVGLDFSEPAVEAARGLAAELGFTQERAAFVAADVYDAAEAVPDSAYDIVYTGVGALCWLPDIRRWAETAASLVAPGGFLYLAEFHPLTDVLDDATGTRIEHDYFARDPWVDDGPGGYADGDAVTVHNRSVEWQHPVGEVVTALARAGLRIDFLHEHDVTLFRRFAALEPRDGLYRYPATSPRVPLMYSLKAGRT; this is encoded by the coding sequence ATGTACACACCGAACCCCGCCGGCTGGCGCGAGTCCAACCGGCGGCGCTGGGACGAGCGTGTGCCGATCCACCTGGCCAGCGACTACTACGACCTCGCCGCTTTCCGCGCGGGCAAGGACCCGCTGCGCGCCTTCGAACGGGCCGAGATCGGCGACGTCACCGGCCGCTCCCTGCTGCACCTCCAGTGCCACATCGGCCTCGACACCCTCTCCTGGGCGCGGCACGGCGCCGCCCGCGTCGTCGGCCTCGACTTCTCCGAACCCGCCGTGGAGGCCGCCCGCGGCCTCGCCGCCGAGCTCGGGTTCACCCAGGAGCGCGCGGCGTTCGTCGCCGCCGACGTGTACGACGCCGCCGAGGCCGTGCCGGACTCCGCGTACGACATCGTCTACACCGGCGTCGGCGCCCTGTGCTGGCTGCCCGACATCCGGCGCTGGGCCGAGACCGCCGCCTCGCTCGTCGCGCCCGGGGGCTTCCTCTACCTCGCCGAGTTCCACCCCCTCACGGACGTCCTCGACGACGCGACCGGCACGCGGATCGAGCACGACTACTTCGCCCGCGACCCGTGGGTCGACGACGGGCCCGGCGGGTACGCCGACGGGGACGCCGTCACCGTCCACAACCGCAGCGTCGAGTGGCAGCACCCCGTCGGCGAGGTCGTCACGGCCCTCGCGCGGGCGGGCCTGCGCATCGACTTCCTGCACGAGCACGACGTGACCCTCTTCCGGCGGTTCGCCGCGCTCGAACCGCGCGACGGGCTCTACCGCTACCCGGCCACCAGCCCGCGCGTGCCCCTGATGTACTCCCTCAAGGCCGGCAGGACCTGA